One Actinoplanes missouriensis 431 DNA segment encodes these proteins:
- a CDS encoding dTDP-4-dehydrorhamnose 3,5-epimerase family protein translates to MKARELAVAGAFAFTPEVFADDRGTFCSPLQEDSVAEVLGRPLFGVRQSSVSRSRRGVVRGVHFTALPVSMAKYVFCTRGMALDYVIDLRRGSPTFGRTDVIPLDPENGTAVYLPSGVGHLFVSLRDDTTMTYLLSAAYTADKERAVHPLDPELGLELPPGLVPVLSERDRTAPTLAQARERDLLPAYRDCLLADAA, encoded by the coding sequence ATGAAGGCGCGCGAGCTCGCCGTCGCGGGCGCCTTCGCGTTCACGCCGGAGGTGTTCGCCGACGACCGCGGCACGTTCTGCTCGCCGCTGCAGGAGGACTCCGTGGCCGAGGTGCTGGGCCGCCCGCTCTTCGGAGTCCGGCAGTCCAGCGTCAGCCGGTCCCGTCGCGGTGTCGTACGCGGCGTGCACTTCACCGCCCTGCCGGTGTCGATGGCGAAGTACGTGTTCTGCACGCGCGGCATGGCCCTGGATTACGTCATCGACCTGCGGCGCGGCTCCCCGACGTTCGGCCGGACGGACGTCATCCCGCTGGACCCGGAGAACGGGACCGCCGTGTACCTGCCGTCCGGGGTGGGCCACCTGTTCGTGTCGCTGCGCGACGACACCACGATGACCTACCTGCTGTCGGCGGCGTACACCGCCGACAAGGAGCGGGCGGTGCACCCCCTCGACCCGGAGCTGGGCCTGGAGCTGCCGCCCGGCCTGGTCCCGGTGCTGTCGGAACGGGACCGGACCGCGCCGACGCTGGCGCAGGCTCGCGAGCGTGACCTGCTGCCGGCGTACCGGGACTGCCTGCTGGCGGACGCGGCGTGA
- a CDS encoding NAD-dependent epimerase/dehydratase family protein, which yields MTAADRPLIVVLGATGFLGSAVTAALARQPVRLRVVARRPVAVPAGGSAIVETRRADLLAPGVLAGAVAGADVVLPFAARIRGASGWRITEDDEPARRTNVDLIDELAGALGPVRGRPPVVVFPGSNTQVGKIGDRPLDGTEPDHPQGVYDRQKHAAELILKQATAAGRLRAVSVRLPPVFGPAAASTADDRGIVSTMARRALAGEPLTMWHDGTVRRDLLFVDDAVRAFRAAIGHADALAGRHYLIGTGQARPLGEVFRSIAASVARRTGRPPVPVRSVPPPAHAEESDFRSVDIDPAAFMKATGWRCTVPIEDALDRTVEALAGRDRDRD from the coding sequence GTGACCGCCGCCGACCGTCCGCTGATCGTGGTGCTGGGCGCGACCGGCTTCCTCGGCTCCGCGGTGACCGCCGCCCTGGCCCGGCAGCCCGTCCGGCTGCGGGTGGTGGCCCGCCGGCCGGTCGCCGTGCCGGCCGGCGGGTCCGCGATCGTCGAGACCCGGCGCGCGGACCTCCTCGCGCCGGGCGTCCTGGCCGGCGCGGTGGCCGGCGCGGACGTGGTGCTGCCCTTCGCGGCCCGGATCCGTGGCGCGTCGGGGTGGCGGATCACCGAGGACGACGAGCCCGCCCGGCGCACCAACGTGGATCTGATCGACGAGCTGGCCGGCGCGCTCGGCCCGGTCCGGGGCCGGCCGCCGGTCGTGGTGTTCCCGGGCAGCAACACGCAGGTCGGCAAGATCGGTGACCGCCCGCTCGACGGCACCGAGCCGGACCACCCGCAAGGCGTCTACGACCGGCAGAAGCACGCCGCCGAGCTGATCCTCAAGCAGGCCACCGCGGCCGGCCGGCTGCGGGCGGTCAGCGTGCGGCTGCCACCGGTGTTCGGGCCGGCCGCAGCGTCCACCGCCGACGACCGGGGGATCGTGAGCACGATGGCGCGGCGGGCGCTGGCCGGGGAGCCGCTGACCATGTGGCACGACGGCACCGTGCGGCGGGACCTGCTCTTCGTCGACGACGCCGTCCGGGCCTTCCGCGCCGCGATCGGCCACGCCGACGCGCTGGCCGGGCGGCACTATCTGATCGGCACCGGACAGGCCCGGCCGCTCGGCGAGGTGTTCCGGTCGATCGCCGCGTCCGTCGCCCGGCGCACCGGGCGGCCGCCGGTACCGGTGCGGTCGGTGCCACCGCCGGCGCATGCGGAGGAGTCGGACTTCCGCAGCGTCGACATCGATCCGGCCGCGTTCATGAAAGCCACCGGATGGCGGTGCACCGTTCCGATCGAGGACGCTCTCGACCGTACCGTCGAAGCCCTTGCCGGCCGAGACCGAGACCGAGACTGA
- a CDS encoding nucleotide disphospho-sugar-binding domain-containing protein encodes MRVLFLTGGSPATVFAVAPLAAATRLAGHDVLVAAPADMTPMVTGVGLPAVAITGGAMLDFMFIDRSGRRLTLPADPAERVVFNGHGFGRLAAASLPALEELAASWRPDLVVGGSLCYAAGLLAAKLGVPYVRHTWDLGEPPEMDRGAAAELATELAALGRTELSVPDLWVDICPPALRAPGLPGPRQNMRFTPVNLQRPLEPWMYRAARRRVCVTLGSRVTGADEIAHLTELITMVGSLDVEIVVAAPEPVAAALREGGVPAAHAGWLPLDVILPTCRVLVHHGGGQSALNALRAGVAQLLLPDIPKMVEPCERIARHGSAVVLVGEEQSAGRITAAVADLVSADSYTRRARDVRAEMAAQPAAAEVVGVLERLVR; translated from the coding sequence ATGAGGGTTCTGTTCCTGACCGGCGGCAGCCCGGCGACCGTGTTCGCCGTGGCGCCGCTGGCCGCCGCCACCCGGCTGGCCGGCCACGACGTGCTGGTGGCCGCGCCGGCAGACATGACGCCGATGGTCACCGGCGTCGGCCTGCCGGCCGTGGCGATCACCGGCGGCGCCATGCTCGACTTCATGTTCATCGACCGTTCCGGGCGCCGGCTGACGCTGCCGGCGGACCCGGCCGAGCGGGTGGTGTTCAACGGCCACGGATTCGGCCGGCTGGCCGCCGCGAGCCTGCCCGCGCTCGAGGAGCTCGCCGCCTCCTGGCGTCCGGACCTGGTCGTCGGCGGCTCGCTCTGCTACGCGGCCGGGCTGCTCGCGGCCAAGCTGGGCGTGCCGTACGTGCGGCACACCTGGGATCTGGGTGAGCCTCCCGAGATGGACCGGGGCGCCGCCGCCGAGCTCGCCACCGAGCTGGCCGCGCTGGGCCGCACCGAGCTGAGCGTCCCGGACCTGTGGGTGGACATCTGCCCGCCGGCTCTGCGGGCGCCCGGCCTGCCCGGCCCCCGGCAGAACATGCGGTTCACCCCGGTCAACCTGCAGCGTCCGCTCGAACCGTGGATGTACCGGGCCGCCCGGCGCCGGGTGTGCGTCACCCTGGGCAGCCGGGTCACGGGGGCGGACGAGATCGCGCACCTGACCGAGCTGATCACCATGGTCGGCAGCCTGGACGTGGAGATCGTCGTGGCGGCGCCGGAGCCGGTCGCCGCCGCCCTGCGCGAGGGGGGCGTCCCGGCGGCGCACGCCGGATGGCTGCCGCTGGACGTCATCCTGCCGACCTGCCGGGTGCTGGTGCACCACGGCGGCGGGCAGAGCGCGCTGAACGCGCTGCGGGCCGGCGTCGCGCAACTGCTGCTCCCGGACATCCCGAAGATGGTCGAGCCGTGCGAGCGAATCGCGCGGCACGGCTCGGCGGTCGTGCTGGTGGGGGAGGAGCAGAGCGCCGGGCGGATCACGGCGGCCGTGGCGGACCTGGTGAGCGCGGACTCCTACACGCGGCGGGCGCGGGACGTGCGGGCCGAGATGGCGGCGCAGCCGGCGGCGGCCGAGGTGGTCGGAGTCCTGGAGCGTCTGGTGCGATGA
- a CDS encoding beta-ketoacyl-[acyl-carrier-protein] synthase family protein, with translation MSRRVVLTGIGVRAPGGAGTGEFWDLLTSGRSATRRISFFDPAPFRSQIAGECDFDPAAEGLSAREIRRMDRAAQLAVVCARSAVAASGLAVDRLDPYRIGVVLGSAVAAATSLDNEYVVMSDSGRAREVDPDYLSPHMFDHMTPGIMPAEVAWTVGAEGPVTMISNGCTSGLDAVGHAAQLIREGAADVMVTGATDAPITPIVVASFDAIRATTPRNDDPEHASRPFDATRNGFVLAEGSAMFVLEERAHALARGAHVYAELSGYATRSNAYHMTGLKPDGREMAAAITAALDDGRHDPTDVHYVNAHGSATKQNDRHETAAFKRALGEHAYRTPVSSIKSMVGHSLGAVGAIELAACALAIEHQVVPPTANLHERDPECDLDYVPLTAREQRVDTVLSVGSGFGGFQSAVVLTRTGGDR, from the coding sequence ATGTCCCGTCGTGTCGTGCTGACCGGAATCGGGGTTCGCGCACCGGGCGGAGCCGGAACCGGAGAATTCTGGGACCTGCTGACCTCCGGCCGCAGCGCCACCCGCCGTATCAGCTTCTTCGACCCCGCGCCGTTCCGGTCCCAGATCGCCGGGGAGTGTGACTTCGACCCGGCGGCCGAGGGGCTCTCCGCCCGCGAGATCCGGCGGATGGACCGGGCGGCCCAGCTCGCCGTCGTCTGTGCCAGGTCCGCGGTCGCCGCCAGCGGTCTCGCCGTGGACCGGCTCGACCCGTACCGGATCGGGGTGGTTCTGGGCAGTGCGGTCGCCGCCGCCACCAGCCTCGACAACGAGTACGTGGTGATGTCGGACTCCGGCCGTGCCCGCGAGGTCGACCCCGATTATCTGTCCCCGCACATGTTCGACCACATGACGCCCGGGATCATGCCGGCCGAGGTGGCCTGGACGGTCGGCGCCGAGGGCCCGGTCACCATGATCTCCAACGGCTGCACCTCGGGGCTGGACGCGGTGGGACACGCCGCCCAGCTCATCCGCGAGGGCGCGGCCGACGTCATGGTCACCGGCGCCACCGACGCGCCGATCACGCCCATCGTGGTGGCCAGCTTCGACGCTATCCGGGCGACCACGCCCCGCAACGACGACCCGGAGCACGCCTCCCGTCCGTTCGACGCCACCCGCAACGGGTTCGTGCTGGCCGAGGGCTCGGCGATGTTCGTGCTGGAGGAGCGCGCGCACGCGCTGGCCCGCGGCGCCCACGTCTACGCCGAGCTGAGCGGGTACGCCACCCGGTCGAACGCGTACCACATGACCGGCCTCAAGCCCGACGGCCGGGAGATGGCGGCCGCGATCACCGCCGCCCTCGACGACGGCCGGCACGACCCCACCGACGTGCACTACGTCAACGCGCACGGCTCGGCCACCAAGCAGAACGACAGGCACGAGACCGCCGCCTTCAAACGCGCGCTGGGCGAGCACGCGTACCGGACGCCGGTCAGCTCGATCAAGTCGATGGTCGGGCACTCGCTCGGCGCGGTCGGCGCGATCGAACTGGCCGCCTGCGCCCTGGCGATCGAGCACCAGGTGGTGCCGCCCACCGCGAATCTGCACGAACGCGATCCGGAGTGCGACCTCGACTACGTGCCGCTCACCGCCCGTGAGCAACGGGTGGACACCGTGCTCAGCGTGGGCAGCGGGTTCGGCGGATTCCAGAGCGCGGTGGTGCTGACACGTACCGGAGGAGACCGATGA
- a CDS encoding ketosynthase chain-length factor has product MTAVVTGIGVVAPNGLGAGEFWKATLEGRSGIAELTGFDSTRLRARLAGQVRDFDPRQHLPARLLPQTDISTRYALAAAGWALADAALDPAELVDYEMSVVTANALGGFGYTHDELRNLWSKGPGYVSVYESFAWFYAVNTGQISIRYGMRGPSCALVAEQAGGLDAVGHARRTIRSGSAMAVAGGVDSALDSWGWSSHLSSGRVSASGYRPFHTDADGHVPGEGGAILIIEDAAAFQRRGGGAAYGMIAGYASTFDPPPGAGRPPGLRRAAEMALADAGVAPRDVDVVFADAAGVPELDRQEAAAIRGVFGDRGVPVTAPKSLTGRLFSGGGPLDVAAALLSIRDGVVPGSPDIAGLDPAHGIDLVGEPRTGPVSTALVLARGRWGFNAAVVIRTYRA; this is encoded by the coding sequence ATGACCGCGGTGGTGACCGGAATCGGGGTGGTGGCCCCCAACGGCCTCGGCGCCGGCGAGTTCTGGAAGGCGACTCTGGAGGGACGCAGCGGGATCGCGGAGCTGACCGGTTTCGACAGCACCCGGCTCCGCGCCCGCCTCGCCGGGCAGGTCCGTGACTTCGACCCGCGGCAGCACCTGCCGGCCCGGCTGCTGCCGCAGACCGACATCTCGACCCGGTACGCACTGGCCGCGGCCGGCTGGGCCCTGGCCGACGCCGCCCTGGATCCCGCCGAGCTGGTCGACTACGAGATGAGCGTGGTCACCGCCAACGCGCTCGGCGGATTCGGCTACACCCACGACGAGCTGCGGAACCTGTGGTCCAAGGGCCCCGGGTACGTCAGCGTCTACGAGTCCTTCGCCTGGTTCTACGCCGTGAACACCGGCCAGATCTCGATCCGCTACGGCATGCGCGGGCCGAGTTGCGCGCTGGTCGCCGAGCAGGCCGGCGGCCTGGACGCCGTCGGGCACGCCCGGCGCACCATCCGGTCCGGGTCGGCGATGGCGGTGGCGGGCGGGGTGGATTCGGCGCTCGACTCGTGGGGCTGGTCGTCGCACCTGTCCAGCGGTCGGGTCAGCGCCTCCGGCTACCGCCCGTTCCACACCGACGCTGACGGGCACGTGCCCGGCGAGGGCGGCGCCATCCTGATCATCGAGGACGCCGCGGCCTTCCAGCGCAGAGGCGGGGGCGCCGCGTACGGGATGATCGCCGGATACGCGTCCACGTTCGACCCGCCCCCCGGCGCCGGCCGTCCACCGGGCCTGCGCCGGGCCGCGGAGATGGCGCTCGCCGACGCCGGTGTCGCTCCCCGCGACGTCGACGTGGTCTTCGCCGACGCGGCCGGCGTGCCGGAACTGGACCGGCAGGAGGCGGCAGCGATCCGCGGCGTCTTCGGCGACCGCGGCGTGCCGGTGACCGCCCCCAAATCGCTGACCGGACGGCTGTTCTCCGGCGGTGGGCCGCTCGACGTGGCCGCCGCCCTGCTCAGCATCCGCGACGGTGTGGTGCCGGGCAGCCCGGACATCGCCGGCCTGGACCCGGCGCACGGCATCGACCTGGTCGGCGAGCCGCGGACCGGGCCGGTCTCCACGGCCCTGGTGCTGGCCCGCGGCCGGTGGGGCTTCAACGCGGCGGTCGTCATCCGTACGTACCGAGCATGA
- a CDS encoding aromatase/cyclase, which translates to MSREDGQMTQPRTPRHHREHTLISTASADALYSLAADVRRWPAVFEPTVYVRLLEHGQLEHGEHTERFQIWATVGAGVRTWQSRRELDPRRRRIGFAQEHTTAPFTAMRGGWEFQSLPTGGTRIVLRHDFALTDDTPATLEWADRALDTNSEKELAALARIAELGHPVDELVFSFTDTVDTAAPAADAYDFVNRSDLWPQRLPHVGRVLLTEDEPGIQVMEMDTVTADGSAHTTRSVRVCTPGRRIVYKQLLPPKMLLGHSGRWEFTEHDGGTRIAAEHTVALNPAAVPELLGADATLADARNHIREALSRNSRSTLAHAAAAR; encoded by the coding sequence ATGAGCAGAGAGGACGGGCAGATGACCCAGCCCCGGACACCGCGGCACCACCGCGAGCACACCCTGATCTCGACCGCCTCCGCGGACGCGCTGTACTCGCTCGCCGCCGACGTGCGGCGCTGGCCGGCGGTCTTCGAACCCACCGTGTACGTACGGCTGCTGGAACACGGGCAGCTCGAACACGGTGAGCACACCGAGCGCTTCCAGATCTGGGCCACCGTCGGCGCCGGGGTACGCACCTGGCAGTCCCGCCGCGAACTGGATCCCCGGCGACGGCGGATCGGCTTCGCCCAGGAGCACACCACCGCGCCGTTCACCGCAATGCGCGGCGGCTGGGAGTTCCAGTCGCTGCCCACCGGCGGGACCCGGATCGTGCTGCGCCACGACTTCGCCCTCACCGACGACACGCCGGCCACGCTGGAGTGGGCGGACCGGGCGCTGGACACCAACAGCGAGAAGGAGCTGGCCGCGCTGGCCCGGATCGCCGAACTCGGGCACCCCGTCGACGAGCTGGTGTTCTCGTTCACCGACACGGTGGACACGGCCGCACCCGCGGCGGACGCGTACGACTTCGTCAACCGCAGCGACCTGTGGCCGCAACGGCTGCCGCACGTCGGCCGGGTGCTGCTGACCGAGGACGAGCCGGGCATCCAGGTGATGGAGATGGACACCGTGACCGCCGACGGCTCGGCGCACACCACCCGGTCGGTCCGGGTTTGCACGCCGGGCCGGCGCATCGTCTACAAGCAGTTGCTGCCACCGAAGATGCTGCTCGGGCACAGTGGCCGGTGGGAGTTCACCGAGCACGACGGCGGCACCCGGATCGCCGCGGAACACACCGTCGCGCTGAACCCGGCGGCGGTGCCCGAGCTCCTCGGCGCGGACGCCACGCTGGCCGACGCGCGGAACCACATCCGGGAGGCGCTGAGCCGCAACAGCCGCAGCACGCTCGCCCACGCCGCGGCGGCTCGGTGA
- a CDS encoding serine hydrolase domain-containing protein, translated as MITEPAFAGVRRAFDENFAAGDEVGAAVCVYHRGRPVVDLWDGHADAERTDPWRPDTLAVLASPTKALVTGALLHLAERGVVDLDAPIARYWPEFAAHGKDRVTARMVLAQRSGVVCLDHDPITPEHLRAHTPIARALAAARPEWEPDTAFAYHAATYGHLVSEIIRRRTGRTVGEYFAREIAAPLGLDCHIGLPDPGAAHLAAMLESRAEQLMDGAAPGDENPLLVALGDKSSLTYRASVGTMALPDALDPSVEDPSYGGLASAQSLARYFASFLGPVGGFRLVGPATVARIRRVHSQGTCLITRLPAAWGLGMQVADSPVFPAAAGLGGAFGFDGANGVFTFADPDHELAFAYVRNAGSATVGRISDRARRLVEAVYASAGADTGDHDREVRPR; from the coding sequence GTGATCACCGAGCCGGCGTTCGCCGGGGTGCGGCGCGCGTTCGATGAGAACTTCGCCGCCGGCGACGAGGTGGGCGCCGCGGTCTGCGTCTACCACCGCGGCCGGCCGGTGGTGGACCTGTGGGACGGCCACGCCGACGCCGAGCGCACCGACCCGTGGCGGCCGGACACCCTCGCGGTGCTGGCCTCCCCGACCAAGGCGCTGGTCACCGGGGCGCTGCTGCACCTCGCCGAACGGGGTGTGGTGGACCTGGACGCCCCGATCGCCCGGTACTGGCCGGAGTTCGCGGCGCACGGCAAGGACCGCGTCACCGCACGGATGGTGCTCGCCCAGCGGTCCGGGGTGGTGTGCCTGGACCACGATCCGATCACTCCGGAGCACCTGCGCGCGCACACACCGATCGCCCGGGCGCTCGCCGCGGCCCGCCCGGAGTGGGAGCCGGACACCGCGTTCGCCTACCACGCCGCCACGTACGGCCATCTGGTCAGCGAGATTATCCGGCGGCGCACCGGCCGGACCGTCGGCGAGTACTTCGCCCGCGAGATAGCCGCGCCGCTCGGCCTGGACTGCCACATCGGCCTGCCCGACCCGGGTGCCGCGCATCTCGCCGCGATGCTCGAGTCCCGCGCCGAGCAGCTGATGGACGGCGCCGCGCCCGGCGACGAGAACCCGCTGCTGGTGGCGCTCGGCGACAAGTCGTCGCTGACCTACCGGGCGTCGGTGGGCACGATGGCGCTGCCGGACGCGTTGGACCCGTCCGTCGAGGACCCCTCGTACGGTGGCCTGGCGAGCGCGCAGTCCCTGGCCCGTTACTTCGCGTCGTTCCTCGGCCCGGTCGGCGGCTTCCGCCTGGTCGGGCCGGCCACGGTGGCGCGGATCCGCCGGGTCCACTCGCAGGGCACCTGCCTGATCACCCGGCTGCCGGCCGCCTGGGGTCTCGGCATGCAGGTGGCCGACAGCCCGGTCTTCCCGGCGGCGGCCGGCCTGGGCGGCGCGTTCGGGTTCGACGGCGCCAACGGCGTGTTCACCTTCGCCGACCCCGATCACGAGCTGGCGTTCGCGTACGTGCGCAACGCCGGGTCCGCGACCGTCGGCCGGATCAGCGACCGGGCCCGCCGCCTGGTCGAGGCCGTCTATGCCAGTGCCGGTGCCGACACCGGCGACCACGACAGAGAGGTACGACCGAGATGA
- a CDS encoding SDR family NAD(P)-dependent oxidoreductase — MTGENKVALVTGATSGIGLEVTRHLAGAGWQVYIGARRPDVLAETVKSLTDEGLTVDGQTCDVTSPADVRALVRAATARFGPLAALVNNAGRSGGGVTREISDELWYDVINTNLHGVFLVTREVLNHGGMLDRGWGRIVNIASTGGKQGVVHGAPYSASKHGVVGLTKALGLELAKTGVTVNAVCPGFVETPMAERVRDVYAAMWDVSTEEVRTRVNARVPLGRYVQPSEVAAMVGYLVSPAADAVTAQAMNVCGGLGNY; from the coding sequence ATGACCGGAGAGAACAAGGTCGCGCTGGTGACCGGTGCGACGAGCGGCATCGGCCTGGAGGTCACCCGGCATCTGGCCGGCGCCGGCTGGCAGGTCTACATCGGCGCCCGGCGCCCGGACGTGCTGGCCGAGACGGTGAAGAGCCTGACGGACGAGGGCCTCACCGTGGACGGCCAGACCTGTGACGTCACCTCTCCCGCCGACGTGCGCGCCCTGGTCCGGGCCGCGACCGCGCGTTTCGGCCCGCTCGCGGCGCTGGTGAACAACGCCGGCCGCTCCGGCGGCGGCGTCACCCGGGAGATCAGTGACGAGCTCTGGTACGACGTGATCAACACCAACCTGCACGGCGTGTTCCTGGTGACCCGGGAGGTGCTCAACCACGGCGGCATGCTGGACCGTGGCTGGGGCCGGATCGTCAACATCGCGTCCACCGGCGGCAAGCAAGGCGTGGTGCACGGCGCGCCGTACTCGGCCTCGAAGCACGGTGTGGTGGGGCTGACCAAGGCGCTCGGCCTGGAGCTGGCCAAGACCGGCGTGACAGTCAACGCGGTCTGCCCGGGCTTCGTGGAGACGCCGATGGCCGAGCGGGTCCGGGACGTCTACGCCGCGATGTGGGACGTCTCCACCGAGGAGGTGCGCACCCGGGTCAACGCGCGGGTGCCGCTCGGCCGTTACGTGCAGCCGTCCGAGGTGGCCGCCATGGTCGGCTATCTGGTGTCCCCGGCGGCCGACGCGGTGACCGCACAGGCCATGAACGTCTGCGGTGGTCTCGGCAACTACTGA